The genomic DNA ACAGGCGAGAGAGTCTTTTTCTCCCGCTCTGCATAAAGGGTTTTGTAATGATGAAAAAAGCTATTCTCCTCGCCGCTGCTCTGGGTGTTGTGGCTCCGGCTCTGTCTCACGCTGAAGAACACAGACACCACCACAACCAGAACAGCGACAACGGCAATTCTGACAACCAGAATAGCAACGATGGTGACGAAAACGGCAACCGCCGTCATGGTGGTGAGCATCGCGGTCATCGCGACAACTCTTCCAACTCTGATAACCAGAACAACCAGGGTGACAACCAGAATGGTGGTGAGCACCGCCATGGGGGCAACCACCGTGGCGAAGGCCGTGATGGCAACCGTGACGGTGGCCAGAACAACGGCGACAACCAGAACTAATCTGGTTCTGACCGCATGAAACAGAAAGGCACTTCCCCGGAAGTGCCTTTTTGCATGCTCTCCGGTTTTTCCCTTGCGTTCCTTTATAAAAGCAGCGTCTTAATAGACGGATACATGAGGCCTGACTGATACGAGAACAGCACATTTGTCTTCACATCCCACTTCCTCCTCGCCGACACGCTCCGAAGCGCACGCAGCCATGACAGACACCCCGCAGGCTATCCATATCCTGATTGTGGAAGATGACCCCGAAATTTGCGGGTTATTGCAGCGCTACCTTCAGCGACTGGGGTATAAGGTCTCCACCGCCCTCAACCGCGCTGGCATTGATGCCGCAGAAAAGCGCCGTCCTGTTGATCTCACCCTGCTCGACCTCATGTTGCCGGAAGAAGACGGACGCACTTTGTACAAGCATCTCCGTCAGACGTCCGCCACGCGCATCATCATGGTCAGCGCGCTGAATGATATTCATGACCGTATTTCCGGGCTGGATCTGGGCGCGGATGACTATGTCTCCAAACCGTTTGATCTGGAAGAACTGGCCGCCCGCATCCGGGCTGTGCTGAGACGCGCCCAACCCGAAGCCGCCCAGCCGGAAACTCAGGGCGTTCAGCACTATCGCTTCGATAACTGGTTGTTTGAACCCGCCAAACGCGCGCTGTACGGCAAGACTGGCATCCGCGTGGCTCTGACTGGGTCAGAAACAGACCTGCTGTTGACCTTCTGCCAGAACGCCCATCATGTCTTTAACCGGACGGAGCTTCTGGCCCGGATTCATGGGGATGAGAAAAACGTGGCCCCCCGCGCGGTAACGGGGCATAAGAGAAAGGCGGCACAGAGGCCGCCTTGTTGTCATGAATTATGGGAGGCCTGAGCGTCGAGCCTGTCGCGCAATTTGTTCAGGCGGCGCAGGATTGGTCCTAGAGCTAAACCAATGGAGAGAGTTCCGACGGCAAAAATGCCGTAGATCACTACCATGTTAACCGTGAAATTATCCATGATCGGTTTTCTCCTCGTCTGGAGGATATGGGATATAGGCCAGAATAAGCAAGGAAATACCTTCCATGAACAAAGAACCGCAACCCGCCACGATCATATGACTCAGACTGACGGGAAAGGTTGCTGTCAGTAACGGGGTTATAATCCCGATGCCCGCGATACTGAGGGCGCTTGTTTGGAGTGCTCCTGCAAGAGCCTTTAACCTGTCTTCCTGAGATTTCCGGGTCTGCCTTGGGGGGCAGAATAGCCCTGAGCAAGCGGCGCTCTCGGTCTGTAATCTGCTGCGTGTCCATCAAATTATATCCGGTTTGAAGGAAAGAAAACCGGGCGGCGAAGCTGCCCGGCCGCTGTATCAGAAGCCGAGAGCGTCGGCCTGTGCGTCGGCAATCTGGCGATCAAGAGAGCGGGCGGAATTGCGGCTGTAGGGCTTCCATTCAGAACCAAAGTATTCGGCGTAAGCCTTGGCGGCACCTTCTGCGAGGGCTGAAAGGCCGTAGGCTTTCATACCGAGTTGGGCTGCAAATTCGCGGGCAAAGGCCGCGCGATTAGCCTGACCATCAACGCCCATGCGGTCTTCGTCGCGGTTGTCGTTTGTAAAGCCAGAGGAGATTTCACGGGCGGCCTGCCGCTTTGTTTCGTAGAACTGTGCCTGCCCGAAAGCAGAGGCCACGCGGGCTCCCACGATGCGCTGCATGTGCATTTCAAGGGCGCGGTAATTCTTTTCGCCGTTTACGGTGGTTGCAAGAATGGGTTCCATGATCTTGATTTCTTCCATCACGGAATTGTAACCGGCTCCCAGCCAAACCCACCCGTATTCTGATTGACCCCAACGGCTCCTTTCATATTCCATGGCAGACAGTCTGGCTGGGCTTTGGCGTGATTGGCGTGTGTCTGGCCATTGCCA from Acetobacter ascendens includes the following:
- a CDS encoding response regulator transcription factor, coding for MTDTPQAIHILIVEDDPEICGLLQRYLQRLGYKVSTALNRAGIDAAEKRRPVDLTLLDLMLPEEDGRTLYKHLRQTSATRIIMVSALNDIHDRISGLDLGADDYVSKPFDLEELAARIRAVLRRAQPEAAQPETQGVQHYRFDNWLFEPAKRALYGKTGIRVALTGSETDLLLTFCQNAHHVFNRTELLARIHGDEKNVAPRAVTGHKRKAAQRPPCCHELWEA